One part of the Phacochoerus africanus isolate WHEZ1 chromosome 7, ROS_Pafr_v1, whole genome shotgun sequence genome encodes these proteins:
- the ALG10 gene encoding dol-P-Glc:Glc(2)Man(9)GlcNAc(2)-PP-Dol alpha-1,2-glucosyltransferase isoform X3, whose protein sequence is MGAGMAQLEGYYFSAALSCTFLVSCLLFSAFSRALREPYMDEIFHLPQAQRYCEGHFSLSQAASSIQRILSTLTLAVFPTLYFFNFLYYTEAGSMFFTLFAYLMCLYGNHKTSALLGFCGFMFRQTNIIWAIFCAGNVISQKLTEAWKTELQKKKEERLPPIKGPFSEFRKILQFLLAYSMSFKNLSILFLLTWPYILLMFLFCAFVVVNGGIVIGDRSSHEACLHFPQLFYFFSFTLFFSFPHLLSLSKIRAFLCLVWKRKIQFFVITLVSIFLVWKFTYAHKYLLSDNRHYTFYVWKRVFQKYEIVKYLLVPVYIFAGWTIADSLKSKSIFWNLMFFMCLFTVIVPQKLLEFRYFILPYVIYRLNIPLPPTSRLVCELGCYAVVNFLTFYIFLNKTFQWPNSQDIQRFMW, encoded by the exons ATGGGGGCAGGAATGGCGCAGCTGGAGGGTTACTACTTCTCGGCTGCCCTGAGCTGTACCTTTTTAGTGTCCTGCCTCCTCTTCTCAGCTTTCAGCCGGGCGCTGCGAGAACCCTACATGGACGAGATCTTCCACCTGCCGCAGGCGCAGCGCTACTGTGAGGGCCATTTCTCCCTCTCGCAG GCTGCCTCAAGTATCCAGAGAATTTTGTCAACATTGACATTAGCAGTATTTCCCAcactctatttttttaacttcctatATTATACAGAAGCGGGATCCATGTTTTTTACTCTTTTTGCATACTTGATGTGTCTTTATGGAAATCATAAAACCTCAGCCTTGCTTGGATTTTGTGGATTCATGTTTCGTCAAACAAATATCATTTGGGCTATCTTCTGTGCAGGAAATGtcatttcacaaaaattaactgaagcTTGGAAAACCGAGCtacaaaagaagaaggaagagaggcttcCCCCTATTAAAGGACCATTTTCAGAATTCAGGAagattcttcagtttcttttggcTTATTCCATGTCCTTTAAGAACTTAAGTATACTTTTCCTTTTGACTTGGCCCTATATCCTCctaatgtttctgttttgtgcatTTGTGGTAGTTAATGGTGGAATTGTTATTGGTGATCGTAGCAGTCATGAAGCCTGTCTGCACTTTCCTCAGCtattctactttttctcttttactctttttttttcctttcctcacctCTTATCTCTTAGCAAAATCAGGGCTTTTCTTTGCCTAGTTTGGAAACGGAAAATTCAGTTTTTTGTGATTACTTTAGTCTCCATATTTTTAGTTTGGAAGTTTACTTATGCTCATAAATACTTGCTCTCAGATAATAGACATTATACATTTTATGTGTGGAAAAgagtttttcaaaaatatgaaatcgTGAAATACTTGTTAGTTCCAGTCTATATATTTGCTGGTTGGACGATAGCTGATTCATTGAAATCAAAGTCGATTTTCTggaatttaatgtttttcatgtgcttatttactGTCATAGTACCTCAAAAACTGCTAGAATTCCGTTATTTCATTTTACCTTATGTTATTTATAGGCTTAACATACCTCTGCCACCCACATCTAGACTTGTTTGTGAGCTGGGTTGCTATGCAGTTGTGAATTTCCTAACTTTTTATATCTTTCTAAACAAGACTTTTCAGTGGCCAAATAGTCAGGACATTCAAAGGTTTATGTGGTAA
- the ALG10 gene encoding dol-P-Glc:Glc(2)Man(9)GlcNAc(2)-PP-Dol alpha-1,2-glucosyltransferase isoform X1, whose product MGAGMAQLEGYYFSAALSCTFLVSCLLFSAFSRALREPYMDEIFHLPQAQRYCEGHFSLSQWDPMITTLPGLYLLSVGVVKPANWIFGWSEHVVCSIGMLRFVNLLFSVGNFYLLYLLFRKVQPRHKAASSIQRILSTLTLAVFPTLYFFNFLYYTEAGSMFFTLFAYLMCLYGNHKTSALLGFCGFMFRQTNIIWAIFCAGNVISQKLTEAWKTELQKKKEERLPPIKGPFSEFRKILQFLLAYSMSFKNLSILFLLTWPYILLMFLFCAFVVVNGGIVIGDRSSHEACLHFPQLFYFFSFTLFFSFPHLLSLSKIRAFLCLVWKRKIQFFVITLVSIFLVWKFTYAHKYLLSDNRHYTFYVWKRVFQKYEIVKYLLVPVYIFAGWTIADSLKSKSIFWNLMFFMCLFTVIVPQKLLEFRYFILPYVIYRLNIPLPPTSRLVCELGCYAVVNFLTFYIFLNKTFQWPNSQDIQRFMW is encoded by the exons ATGGGGGCAGGAATGGCGCAGCTGGAGGGTTACTACTTCTCGGCTGCCCTGAGCTGTACCTTTTTAGTGTCCTGCCTCCTCTTCTCAGCTTTCAGCCGGGCGCTGCGAGAACCCTACATGGACGAGATCTTCCACCTGCCGCAGGCGCAGCGCTACTGTGAGGGCCATTTCTCCCTCTCGCAG tgggaCCCCATGATTACTACATTACCTGGCTTATACCTGCTGTCAGTTGGAGTGGTCAAACCGGCCAATTGGATCTTCGGATGGTCAGAACATGTTGTCTGCTCCATTGGAATGCTCAGATTTGTTAATCTTCTCTTCAGTGTTGGCAACttctatttattatatttgcttttccGCAAGGTGCAACCCAGACACAAG GCTGCCTCAAGTATCCAGAGAATTTTGTCAACATTGACATTAGCAGTATTTCCCAcactctatttttttaacttcctatATTATACAGAAGCGGGATCCATGTTTTTTACTCTTTTTGCATACTTGATGTGTCTTTATGGAAATCATAAAACCTCAGCCTTGCTTGGATTTTGTGGATTCATGTTTCGTCAAACAAATATCATTTGGGCTATCTTCTGTGCAGGAAATGtcatttcacaaaaattaactgaagcTTGGAAAACCGAGCtacaaaagaagaaggaagagaggcttcCCCCTATTAAAGGACCATTTTCAGAATTCAGGAagattcttcagtttcttttggcTTATTCCATGTCCTTTAAGAACTTAAGTATACTTTTCCTTTTGACTTGGCCCTATATCCTCctaatgtttctgttttgtgcatTTGTGGTAGTTAATGGTGGAATTGTTATTGGTGATCGTAGCAGTCATGAAGCCTGTCTGCACTTTCCTCAGCtattctactttttctcttttactctttttttttcctttcctcacctCTTATCTCTTAGCAAAATCAGGGCTTTTCTTTGCCTAGTTTGGAAACGGAAAATTCAGTTTTTTGTGATTACTTTAGTCTCCATATTTTTAGTTTGGAAGTTTACTTATGCTCATAAATACTTGCTCTCAGATAATAGACATTATACATTTTATGTGTGGAAAAgagtttttcaaaaatatgaaatcgTGAAATACTTGTTAGTTCCAGTCTATATATTTGCTGGTTGGACGATAGCTGATTCATTGAAATCAAAGTCGATTTTCTggaatttaatgtttttcatgtgcttatttactGTCATAGTACCTCAAAAACTGCTAGAATTCCGTTATTTCATTTTACCTTATGTTATTTATAGGCTTAACATACCTCTGCCACCCACATCTAGACTTGTTTGTGAGCTGGGTTGCTATGCAGTTGTGAATTTCCTAACTTTTTATATCTTTCTAAACAAGACTTTTCAGTGGCCAAATAGTCAGGACATTCAAAGGTTTATGTGGTAA
- the ALG10 gene encoding dol-P-Glc:Glc(2)Man(9)GlcNAc(2)-PP-Dol alpha-1,2-glucosyltransferase isoform X2 → MITTLPGLYLLSVGVVKPANWIFGWSEHVVCSIGMLRFVNLLFSVGNFYLLYLLFRKVQPRHKAASSIQRILSTLTLAVFPTLYFFNFLYYTEAGSMFFTLFAYLMCLYGNHKTSALLGFCGFMFRQTNIIWAIFCAGNVISQKLTEAWKTELQKKKEERLPPIKGPFSEFRKILQFLLAYSMSFKNLSILFLLTWPYILLMFLFCAFVVVNGGIVIGDRSSHEACLHFPQLFYFFSFTLFFSFPHLLSLSKIRAFLCLVWKRKIQFFVITLVSIFLVWKFTYAHKYLLSDNRHYTFYVWKRVFQKYEIVKYLLVPVYIFAGWTIADSLKSKSIFWNLMFFMCLFTVIVPQKLLEFRYFILPYVIYRLNIPLPPTSRLVCELGCYAVVNFLTFYIFLNKTFQWPNSQDIQRFMW, encoded by the exons ATGATTACTACATTACCTGGCTTATACCTGCTGTCAGTTGGAGTGGTCAAACCGGCCAATTGGATCTTCGGATGGTCAGAACATGTTGTCTGCTCCATTGGAATGCTCAGATTTGTTAATCTTCTCTTCAGTGTTGGCAACttctatttattatatttgcttttccGCAAGGTGCAACCCAGACACAAG GCTGCCTCAAGTATCCAGAGAATTTTGTCAACATTGACATTAGCAGTATTTCCCAcactctatttttttaacttcctatATTATACAGAAGCGGGATCCATGTTTTTTACTCTTTTTGCATACTTGATGTGTCTTTATGGAAATCATAAAACCTCAGCCTTGCTTGGATTTTGTGGATTCATGTTTCGTCAAACAAATATCATTTGGGCTATCTTCTGTGCAGGAAATGtcatttcacaaaaattaactgaagcTTGGAAAACCGAGCtacaaaagaagaaggaagagaggcttcCCCCTATTAAAGGACCATTTTCAGAATTCAGGAagattcttcagtttcttttggcTTATTCCATGTCCTTTAAGAACTTAAGTATACTTTTCCTTTTGACTTGGCCCTATATCCTCctaatgtttctgttttgtgcatTTGTGGTAGTTAATGGTGGAATTGTTATTGGTGATCGTAGCAGTCATGAAGCCTGTCTGCACTTTCCTCAGCtattctactttttctcttttactctttttttttcctttcctcacctCTTATCTCTTAGCAAAATCAGGGCTTTTCTTTGCCTAGTTTGGAAACGGAAAATTCAGTTTTTTGTGATTACTTTAGTCTCCATATTTTTAGTTTGGAAGTTTACTTATGCTCATAAATACTTGCTCTCAGATAATAGACATTATACATTTTATGTGTGGAAAAgagtttttcaaaaatatgaaatcgTGAAATACTTGTTAGTTCCAGTCTATATATTTGCTGGTTGGACGATAGCTGATTCATTGAAATCAAAGTCGATTTTCTggaatttaatgtttttcatgtgcttatttactGTCATAGTACCTCAAAAACTGCTAGAATTCCGTTATTTCATTTTACCTTATGTTATTTATAGGCTTAACATACCTCTGCCACCCACATCTAGACTTGTTTGTGAGCTGGGTTGCTATGCAGTTGTGAATTTCCTAACTTTTTATATCTTTCTAAACAAGACTTTTCAGTGGCCAAATAGTCAGGACATTCAAAGGTTTATGTGGTAA